TTATTAAAACATCTGCTAAGAGTCAATTCTGATAAGCACATTAGCATATAGATATGGACTAAAGGCCACAACATGTTGATTAAATGAGGTCTTTAAAGTTTTGAGCTGTAGTTGTAATCTCTGCATTTTAaccaaatataaatattcatttaaaactcTTCTTCCCAGGTCAGTTAATTTTGTCTCTAGATAAAGACACGTATGAACAGCTTGGTTTGGAGGGACGTCCATCTCTGTACAATCACAGAAAAGCCATGAGATTTGGTAAATCTCTATATTCGGAGTAGCTTTAATGCatgaaatgaaagtgttttaatCTGTGAACATAAACACAAGTATCACAATTCTAAACTGTCTTTGTTTTGCAGTCGTGACTCTGGATCTCACCGACAAAAGCTTGAGCCCAGGCACCAAACGATACCAGCGGGTTCTGTCAAGTTTAAAGGACAGACTACCACTCagatatgacttttttttcactaaatacaACACAGGTTTGTCTTAAGTAGTACATAATCACCATCACTGGTCTTAACGCATTTTTAAATTGCCTTAGCTGTTTGTGTTCATGAATTTTTCAGGTGCAGATGAAGATAAGACTCTTAACAAGCTGTTGTCCCAGTACGCATACGAGGAGCACAAGCCTGCTGTTAGCCATCAGACCCTGAAAGAAATACCATGTCCCACACTTTACCCATCAGATATACAAGGAAAGACTCTGTCGTGTGACCCACATCACTTCTTGGAGTGGCTTGGAGCAGTTAACCTGGACATCAATTGGTGAGTGTGCTGAGGAatgattaaaaagtgttaaattcaCAAAATCCAGTTGCTGTGTCATGCCACAAAAAAGGAGGTCTGtgtgtttgactttatttctcaatTTAACTGTGTATGTTTTCAGTGAAAATGCCGCTGACAGTTTCCTGTCAACATATGTGTGTCCAGAGCCCCAGAGCTCTGTCAGTCAGGCCTTGCTGTGCACCGTTACTGGCTTTATCTCACCTGAGAATGTGTTTGCGCTGCTGAAAGAACTCAGGTGAGAGCCCAGCATTACTGTCGCATGCTgtaatgtgcagagacaactaCAAGTAAGCCATTTGTAGATTACTTTCCCCAGAAACACTGTGGCATGATCACAGCGTTGATTAAGATTATGTTCACAGTTCTGTGTGgtcattttttgtgaaaaagtgcctttaactgtattgaatgtgcacttgttgtgtacttcaaatcttaaaactgtttttaaaaaaacttaatttaataataataataaaataaaatgccacttaAAGAGTACACTTGCACTTTattactgtcaaaataaaagtatattttaaatcatttaataatccTGCTGTCATCCTGTAAAGAAGTACACTAATTTTAATGTATTgattaacatactaaagcacatgtaaagtatttgattatatttttaacagtagtgtgttatgcaagattatatttaaaatctatatattttaaatggacaaaccTTCTCATATGTTAcatatgtgtaattacaaatatcttTAACCACTGTACATGACCCAGAAAAACGGAATGTTTTTATCACAATGACATTTAAACAATCTTTTATAGAATTGTGCTCAGACTTCTCTTTTTGAGTtgaattttatataatgtttgtttttataatattgtattcaTGATCTGTTGTTGaatgtttcatttgtgtttgCCATGTATTGGCCAATAAATCTGAGATGGTgataaatttaaagggatactccaccccaaaatgaaaattttgtcattaatcacttacccccatgtcgttccatcccgtaaaagcttcgttcgtcttcggaacacaatttaagatattttggatgaaaaccgggaggcttgagactgtcccatagactgccaagtaaaatacactgtcaaggtcaagaaaagtatgaaagacatcgtcagaatagtccatctttCATCattggttcaaccgtaacattatgaagcagcgagaatactttttgtatatgaagaaaacaaaaataatgactttattcaacaacagtctcctctgtgtctctccacatcaccgtagtgccattttggagaacatctgctgaactcaagcagcttacgctcttctgtgtcagccacgctgcacggatgcgctgtttttgttcaaatcaaagcataaatacacatagtaaacatatccttgtggcgcagctgacacagtaTAGCATACACAGTTTGTGTTCAGCGGATGTTCTCTAAAATGGCGTTACGCTGatttagagagacacagaggagaggaattgttgaataaagtcattatttttgttttcttcacgtacaaaaagtattctcgtcgcttcataacgttacgattgaaccactgatggcagatggactattctgacgatgcttttcatacttttctggaccttgacacttatttatttggcagtctatgggacagtcacaagcctcctggttttcatccaaaatatcttaaattgtgttccgaaaacgaacaaagcttttacgggtttggaatgacatgggggtaagtgaataatgacaaaattaactttatggggtggagtatccctttaagtatgacatgcatgtttaaatagatgtcattacagtatattttagtttttgaaatgcttgtcagtacatttaatacactttatatttcataagacaacagaaataaaaatgagattaCAAAGATGCACGTATAAAGTCCTCCCTTAGTGGGTCAAAAAAAGCCctttaaagttcagctaattgttTCATATCATTTTCaattagaatacatttttatttaattgcaattaagtgtctgaaaacttTCAGTCTGcacttatataatatttaaatatattaagtaatatttccATAATACATACTCTTTCTagaagtatgctaaagtgtacttgtGAAACTTACAAGCTATTTATTTTTCTACTCTGAATCATCCAGGCAGTATTTCGATGAACCAAGGTTTACACCATGGGTTTCCCTCACTGTGCATGGATTCATGGATAGTCCTGTGTCGTGGGGAGCCACAGAGCATCGATTCCTCAAAGGTGGCGAAAACTTCTACAATTTTGTTTGCTTCAAGAATCAGGACTACTGGTTACACATGGCTACCGGAGCGCAAGACGGCTGCCCTCCCTaaaacatttgatgtttttttttcatgtgactttataatgtaaaatacaaacataaatgtaaaatgtatgccgttgtttcaagttttttttattaaaattaaattataagagGACAagagtaagtaaaaaaaaaaaataagacctgtaagaaagaaaatatgtatgtataataaagTAGTATTTGGAAAAGAAGTTTTTATAGTTGTTTCATTTTTGGAAAAGTCATTTATAATCTTTACAGATTGTACAATTTATGGCATTTAGTATGTCAACTATAAGAAATAAGCCttgccattatatatataaaataatctaatttgGCCAGCATTTAAAACTAAACGCAGATCACATATGTACAGCTATGCTGAAAGTCAGAAAATGCTGACTTTTGTCAGTGAAGTGACTGGAACAGAGTTATTTTTTCCTCCGGTATAGAGTCAGCAATGTTTTACATCAAACTACAACACCCTGTACACACAACTCAAAAGACATCCATACTAGAGAGAAGGTtgggatcaaaaaaaaaaaaaaaacatttcagacattGCAAAGCTGCATTAGGAAAATCAggatgtgtttctgttttttgtcttttagggTTATAAGCAAATATTGAAAGTTAATTATCACAAATCAAACTAGTTTCACTGACACCAGTTTATATCAGTTTAGTTctccaattaaaataataactgacCGGAAGCATTCAATAGGTATAACAGAAAGAATCGAAACAATTTCCacaatcataaatataatttcgtaaACAAGAATTCGTTTTACAAAATCATTTGGGAAGATAAAACATACACAACCATCTGTTAATCCATGTTAAGGAACCACTTCAGCAAACTATCTATGGTCAATAAATActgaatacaattaaaaacatatattagtTTCACATTTTATTTCCGGGGCTGAGCTGATTCATTTTTCCTGTAAAGTATTTGTCAAACAGACCAATCACAAGCAAAAAGTTTGAAGTGGAGTAAGAAATAGTGCATAGATGTAGCATGAGGTTTTGAAAATAACTACAATTTGAACAGAACgcttcactgtttaaaaaaaaaaatctaaatatggatTTTGAGAGGTAGGACTTCgcaaagtcattttttttatgcaatttttttttctgtggaccGTCTCAACCCATTTTCTGACTCCAAGCCCATCcatgttataaaaaaattgtaatgaaagAAAGCCATTCTATTTAATAACAGTGCATACTAGCAAGTCACTACAGATGTTCGGGGTGGATTTCAGTAGAATCTTCCCTTAGCGATGGTTCCAGGGCTCTTCTGATGATACAGCAGTCCAGTCTGTTTGAACCAGCAGAAACAAAAGGATGCAGATGATTTAAAACACCAGCATCCTTTATGGACTCACGAGGAACACACCCCATTCAATTACATAATGTCATAAGttattaaattagaattattGTGTCAACAACATTTACATCAAAATTATTTGGTGGCATGTTACTCCAAAGCAAACAGTTTGTATGCCAAGAACATACAAATGAAATTCGAAGtagaaaacttttaaaatgaagccAGCAAAACGTACAAAATGTAACTTTGATACAAATAACTGTTAATTCCCACTAAGCCAGCATCTTGCAAATCCACATGTACTTAAGTATTCATTTTGTTCACTTGATCGTTATCATGCAAGTCGGAAATTCAATGTGCTTTTCCTTTAATGCATTAGTAGCTTTAAACTCTATTTAACAGCACTGATACTAAATGGTGTAATTTTTATTGGCTTCAATGTCTGCTCTTCTTGATTTAACTGTATCCATTCATAAAAATTACTTCAAAGGGCTGGCCGATATAAATGCCAGCAAGATTTGCCTGAATATTCGAGGTGAACGAGGCTTGAGATGCCTTATAGTTGCTGAATAAATAAAGTACCGACTGAAGAAAAGCCTGCTACTAACTAAAGACTTGATTCTAATTACAGTCTGTTAGTGTAGCGATAACCAAACTAAGACGAGCGCAAAATTCAACTCATTCAAATCTCACGCATCCCTTTCTTAAATTACACTGACATTATCCATCTTTTCTCAATCAGCCTGCATAGGTGGTGCTTCGAAAAGTAGCCCAAATCTGTGACAAAGCAATTCATTACTTTAGTCCTGATACAAGAGATTGAGCAGAAAGATGACAGGAATTTACATATATCAAGGCAATTTGTCCTTCTGCACAGTGCAAGATTTATCACAACTTTGCATTAAAGTCATTATCAAGTGTTGCAGAATGAGACTAGGAAAAGGAAATACGTCCTGGACGAAGATGAAGTGCGGGTTTGACCACGCCAGTCTTTCTCTTTTAGGGAGTTCCATCATAATCCTACTAAAAAAGTAACCACTGGCAAACTTTGTTTAAATAACATCAGGCACTTGAGGATGGAGGTTGTGACACCCGTAGGACATTTAACTGACTTAGAATTCATCGATTTTCTTCTGGAGATATTGAAGTATGGAGTCCATGCCCTGAGGAGAGCCCCAGACCCTCTTAAGTGCCTCACATTCCCTCTCGTTGGCCTGCTCCAGGGCGGCCCGGTTAATGTTCCTCACCAGTGCTTTGGACTCACGTAGAACCTTCAGTGTTTCCGGCAGCGTCACCATGACAAATAAAATGAGGGGCACAAAATaaggaagaaaaggaaaagaaggcACATGATTTATGGATGTGGATGCATTGTGAATTTGTACAGAAGTGAACTGTTAACTGTAActgcattttaacaaaaaataaatctataaaatgaCGTACTAATATTTCAAAATCTTCACAGGTCTAAAAGAAGGGTTTAAAAGTGTCACAGTTAAGGAATAAGCTTATTTCCAATTTCTTTCTAGAAAGACTTTGAGGATCAAATGCACATGACCTACAATGAGAggccattaaagaaaaaaaaaatggtatgaaAGGTGGAGGGGAATGTGTAGATGTATGCGCTAAGAAAAtgtgacaagaaaaaaataaaacaaacaaatgaaaaaatgacTTACAACTGAATTACAAGATACTAGCTCCTTAATACGGGCCATGACTTCCTGTGTGAAGGTCCCTGGCCACAGAACCTGGGACACGAGTCCTTTGGCACAAGCCTCCTGAGCTGTCAACTTCCTCCCACTCAGTAGCATTTCATTAGCCTACATTGATACATGACAGGAGAGAAACAAGAAATCAGAATGAAGAGGCAATGAGAAAAGTGTACACTGATTCACTGCACCTGTCTCACCTCTCTTTAGTCCAATATTACTGACTCTCTTTCTTatgtattagtattttattagtCATTTAGAATTTTGTTGTGCTGGGTGTGTGTTCgttgcggtgtgtgtgtgtgttcatggtgtgtggcGCACtttttatgctgtggtgcccggggagcagttgggggtttggtgccttgctcaagggcacctcagtcgaggTATTGCCGGCCAAacaagtcaaactctctaaccattaggccacgacttccccattttttttcttttttttatgtatatatatatatatatatatcacggtttacaaaaatattaaacagcacgactgtttttaacactgataataataagaaatgttccttgagcagcaaatcagcatattagaatgatttctgaaggatcatgtgaccctgaagactggagtaatgatgctgaaaattcagctttggaataaatcacattttaaaatatattaaaatagtaaaagacacttttaattgtagtaatatttccccccaaaaaatgttttactgtatttttgaacaaataaatgcagagacttttatatttatacatacttatttttatatttacacatttacatttttacatttacatttatgcatttagcagaagcttttatccaaagcgacaatttttacctaacatgtgttccctgggaatcgaacccacaacctttagcgctgctaatgcaatgctctaccactgagccacaggaacactatacatctctatatatatacactacaaactagtgctgtcaaaattagtgtTAACCCaggcaatacatttttttcagtttaacatgttaaaaatatttaacgcaatcAATGCGATTACGATCCCATCAAACAGGATATTTTCAGACATGCACTCAAACTTCACCTCAGCGTCAGGCGCAAGTCAAACGAGTGGAGAAAAGGTACAGGTGAcgaggagcttcagtagaacaacagtgaactgcggtcagatgagatgttgtcaggccatatgtaGGTAAAATTTAATTTTCCTTTCCTGTCCGCTGTTTTACTGTGCTCttagcagtggttttcaaaagtccctcatctaacacaccggattcaactcatcagctcattagagaCTTAAAGACCTGAAGAGAGTCAGAAAAGTTAAAGAGTTGTGGAAAAATACGATGTGTGTCAGATGTCAGATATTGAAGCTGATGATGTGGTTGTTGTGGTGATAGTGAAAAAACAGTAAATCAATAACTTTGGTAGCTTTATGGATTcatctgtattttgaatttagtgtttgataaatGTACTCAATTTCTGTACATTTCCTTCTTGCTGAAGGGtacaaatatgacatttattgtaatgggtttatgtgaagattgttttaagttcacttaaattagaagtttagaagtctaataaatgttaaaattgatagctctcaatgttgaatggctatagtcaatggttaaatattgggggggggggggggcaatttcATAGAGACATCAGAAGTACTGGTTTCACTGATACTCACCTTAAATCATAAAAAGaagccattaaacaaatattaaaatagtttctaCAATAATTttaagattgaatgtgaaattattgcaatataaaagtatattaaaaactttaatgttaggtgggattaatcccgattaaattttttttttaaatgtgcgattaattagtttaagatttttatttttatttattttttttaaatcaattgacagcactaatacaaaCCTATAAATGTCCTGGaagtaaatatgtttaatattaaagtaTAGGAAGCTCTTGTAGAGGCATATTATTGTTGTGGTAGTAGATGAGTTTAATATGATGAGAGGGAATGTTACAGAGGAGCAGGCGTCTGGGGTTTGGCCAAAGATTGTGTAAGGAGTCTGGAACCAAGCCTTCTCATTGGCCCAGATGACATCACACAGGGGCAAGATAGAAGCTCCAAGCCCAATAGCAGGCCCATTCACTGCAGCAATGATGGGCTTCTTGAACTGGATGAATGTGTTGACGAAAGTTCTGAAGACAACAGAAGAAACATTGGTTTATTTATAGCTACTATTACAAAACAGTTCACTGAAATATGGTAGTAAAATAGCAGTCAAAATATTTCTGTCTCAATCATTTTTTACCTGATTGTCTCTGCCATTTTGATGCTTTCTTTTTTCCTATCATCCGTGAGCCGCCTAATAAAGTAGATGAAGTCAAGGCCAAAGCAGAAGACGTTTCCCACGGCACTCAATAGAACAAGTTTACTGTCATCAGCTGCAGCTGTGGCCATGGCACTCTGAACCTCTTTCATTACCTGAAAACCATTTGAATGACGTTATATCACTTCAGAGTGGGGTGGGTAGAATGACCAATAACACAGAATGAGTCATTTCATACGTGATGGAAATCTAGTCA
Above is a genomic segment from Cyprinus carpio isolate SPL01 chromosome A2, ASM1834038v1, whole genome shotgun sequence containing:
- the LOC109078015 gene encoding ribonuclease P protein subunit p40-like, which translates into the protein MSPELEKCPRSLLVCEKSNFLNEKSRHDFHVSKHNFNYKISVLMPECGMLPANISTVINSFSHYYLVRALPVHELLEETFLESLVKKGHFYALSYNTKIDEDNSIALLSSGQLILSLDKDTYEQLGLEGRPSLYNHRKAMRFVVTLDLTDKSLSPGTKRYQRVLSSLKDRLPLRYDFFFTKYNTGADEDKTLNKLLSQYAYEEHKPAVSHQTLKEIPCPTLYPSDIQGKTLSCDPHHFLEWLGAVNLDINCENAADSFLSTYVCPEPQSSVSQALLCTVTGFISPENVFALLKELRQYFDEPRFTPWVSLTVHGFMDSPVSWGATEHRFLKGGENFYNFVCFKNQDYWLHMATGAQDGCPP